The window GTTGAACCGGGCGAACCTGGGGATGGAAGTGATGCATGAGCGGAATGCGCACAACTTCCCGCTTGACCTGGCTGCAGGTGAAGCTACGCCTGTTGCTCTGACTGCTCCTGCCATCAACGGCTAAGGAAAGGTTGACTGATTAATCAAATCGCTGAAGGCACTCCCTCTGGGGGTGCTTTTTTGTATGGGTATATTTTGACTCATCATCACTTCTAGAGCTAATTGCTCCTGCTATTCATCTAAAGATCAAGTTGATTTACGGCAATCTTAGTGGAACGGACAGGGCTAATAAACAAGGGTTCACTGCCATGATCCCCTAAGGTTTGGGACTACTTCAAAAAAAGAGAGTTAAAATAGCCTGTTTCCACAGGACTGGGATGAGCTGAATATTTGCTATAGCCATCCTTCACTCGCGTCTACTTCCTATTACCATTGCCTCTACTCCTGATACGAAAAAAGCCCCTAGCCGAACTGACCAGGAGCTATCAAGCTTAGAGATTATAAAATGAACTTACTGTACTGGAGTTAGCACCTTATCTGTTGCATTTGGATCAGCTTCAGGGCTATCTGCTTCTGAGGGAGGGACAACCTGCCAGAACTTCGGCAGATATTCTGTCCAGTTCTTCAGGATCTGCTTTGCTTTAGGGCTACCTGTTCGATCGGCATGTGCCTGAATCAGATCCTTAAGCTGCTGCTCTCCAGCAGACGTAACAACACGTTGCACCTTAACAATCTCTGGGTTAACTTTGGTTGGGAAGCTGCCATCTTCATCTAAGAAATAGGCGAGACCGCCAGTCATCCCAGCACCGACATTTCGTCCTACATAACCTAAAACGACGATCGTGCCGCCAGTCATATATTCGCAGCAGTGATCTCCGGCTCCTTCAATTACTGCCTGACCTTTAGAGTTCCGCACTGCGAAGCGCTCTCCAGCTTGACCATTTGCAAAAAGCGTTCCTCCAGTTGCTCCATAAAGACAGGTATTTCCAACAATTACATTTTCAGACGGTTCGTAGGTTGCACTGGCTAAGGGTTTAATCACAATTTCACCGCCGTGCATTCCCTTCCCTACATAGTCATTCGCCTCACCTTCTAGATTAAGCGTCAGACCCGGTAGAATAAATGCACCAAAGCTTTGACCGACACTACCCTCAAAATTGAGCGTGATCTGTCCGCTGAAGCCACTATCACCATGCTGTTTGGCAATCGCACCGGAAACCCTTGTGCCAACTGAGCGATCGGTATTCACTACGTTATAAGCCCTAGTTAGGGTACCGTGATTCTTGATCGCCGCCTGCACTTCGGTCTCTGCCAGAATTTGATCATCCAACACAGAGCCGTTGCTGTGGACTCCTTCATGCTCTAGCCAGCTACGATCGGTACGAGTATCGGGTAAGTTGATCAGACAATCCAGGTTGAAGGATTGCGTTTTGGTGAGCGATGCCCCTTCTCGGGTCTTCAGTAAATCTGCCCGTCCGATCACATCTTTGAGCGATCGATATCCTAACCTTGCCAGAAGCGATCGAACTTCCTCCGCCACAAAGTAGAAAAAATTCACAACATTCTCTGGTGTACCGCTAAAGCGCTGGCGCAGTTTTTCTTGCTGTGTTGCAACCCCTACAGGACAGTTGTTGGTATGGCAGATTCGCGCCATGATGCAGCCTTCCGCAATCATTGCAATGGAGCCGAAGCCATACTCCTCTGCACCCATCAGTGCAGCCATCATCACATCCCAACCTGTCTTGATGCCCCCATCAGCTCGTAGCAAAACTCGATCGCGCAGATTGTTGTTCATCAAAACGCGATGGACTTCGGTTACGCCCAGTTCCCAGGGCACACCAGCGTGCTTAATCGAGCTGAGTGGGGATGCACCTGTGCCGCCATCATGACCAGAGATTTGGATGATATCAGCGTTTGCCTTTGCCACTCCTGCCGCGATCGTCCCAATCCCTACTTCTGCCACCAGCTTCACTGAGACTCTCGCCGTAGGATTAATTTGGTGGAGATCAAAGATGAGCTGAGATAGGTCTTCGATCGAGTAAATATCATGGTGTGGCGGCGGTGAAATCAGCGTTACACCTGGCTTCGATCGGCGCAGCATTGCGATATAAGGGCTAACCTTTTTACCGGGCAACTGACCACCTTCTCCAGGCTTTGCACCTTGTGCCATCTTGATCTCAAGCTGCTTGCCGCTCATCAGATAGGCAGGTGTGACTCCAAAGCGACCAGAAGCAACCTGTTTAATTGCCGAGCTGGCTGTGTCACCATTTCGCAGCCCTTTTAGATGAGAAAACAAAGTAGACTTACCGCTTTCATCTACATCCGAAATTACATTGAAGCGTACCGGATCTTCGCCGCCTTCTCCAGAATTGGACTTACCGCCCAGACGGTTCATTGCCACTGCCAGCGTTTCATGTGCCTCACGTGACAGCGATCCCAGAGACATTGCCCCAGTACAGAACCGCTTCACGATTTCTGCAACAGGTTCGACTTCGTCAATGGGCACAGAAGGACGATCGCTCTTGAAGTCAAGCAAATCGCGCAGTGCTGTGATTGGTCGCTCCTCTAGGTATTTCTGATAGAGGGTGTAGTGGTCATAACTCTTGTCTGCCACTGCCTTGTGCAAATATTTCGCCATTTCGGGGCTGTTCATGTGATACTCGCCCCCCGGCTTGTAGTTGAAGAAACCAAAGTTTTCCAGCTTCTTCAGCGTTAATTCTGGGAAGGCGCGGCTGTGGAATGCCATGATCTCATGCGCCAGTTCTGCAACACTAATGCCGCCTACACGCGAAGCAGTACCCGAAAACGCTAGGTGCAGTAAATCTGAACCAATCCCGATCGCCTCAAAAATTTGCGCCCCTTGATAGCTTGAAAGCAACGAAATTCCCATCTTGGAGAGAATCTTCAGCAATCCTGCCTCAATTGCCTTGCGGTAGTTGTATTGCGCTCCCGTAATGCTGATCTGGCTCAGCTTGCCTGTTTCCATTTGCTTCTGGGTCTTGGCGTCAAACCACCAATGGCGTACCGTTTCCCAGGCAAGGTAAGGACAAACTGCACTAGCGCCGTAGCCAATTAAGCAAGCAAAGTGATGGGTGCTCCAGCATTGAGCCGTATCAACAATCAGCGAGGCTTTCATTCGCAGTCCCTGACGAATCAGGTGATGGTGAACTGCCCCAATTGCCAACATGGGCGGAATGTAGCTGAATTCCTGACTCAATTCAGTGAATTCGCCAGCCGCGTCCGATCGATCGCTCAAAATCAGAATTTTCTTGCCTGCTCGAACGGCTGCTGTCGCCTCTTGACACAAACGAGTGACTGCTCGCTGCAAACCTTCCGGACCATCAGACACTTTAAAGAGCGTTGAGAGCGTTGCAGTGTCAAAACCAGACTGCCGGATTTGGGCTAAATCTTCATCTCCCAGCACTGGAGACTCTAGCTTCAGCAGGTGAGCGTATTCTGGCTTTACTTCAAGCAAGTTGCCTCGACCACCGAGCTGCATTGTCAGCGACATCACCAAACTTTCCCGGAGCGGGTCGATCGGCGGATTTGTCACCTGGGCAAAACGCTGTTTGAAGTAGTCGTAGAGCAAGTGAGGCTTACTAGACAACACTGCCAATGGAATATCATCACCCATACAGAAGGTCGGCTCTTTGCCCTGAGAAGCCATCTCTTCGATGATCATCTCTACATCTTCAGTGGTGTAGCCAAATGCGGTCTGATGACGCAACAGAAGATTAACCTCCATCTGCCGCTGATCCGGGAAAGACTGGGGTACAAGCTCACGCCGATATTCCCTCAACCACTCACCATAAGGATGGAGACTGGCAATGCGCTGTTTAATATCCCAATTCTTCAGCACCTCGTTGGTTTCTAGATTGAAGGCGATCGTTTGTCCTGGACCTAGCCGCCCTTTCTCAACAATCTCTGCTTCGGGCAGGTCAACCACACCCGCTTCAGACGCAACCACGATAAACCCATCCTTGGTAATGCTGTAACGAGCCGGACGCAAACCGTTTCGATCGAGCGCCGCCCCAACGATTTTGCCATCACTAAATACAAGCAGAGCAGGACCATCCCAAGGTTCTTGCAAGCCGCTGTAGTATTCGTAGAAATCGACAATTTCAGGATGGGTTGCCAGATCAGGCTGGTTGAGATATGCCTCCGGAACCATCGTCATCAGGGCTTCTAGTGGTTGCCGCCCCGACTG of the Trichocoleus sp. genome contains:
- a CDS encoding photosystem II q(b) protein, translating into LNRANLGMEVMHERNAHNFPLDLAAGEATPVALTAPAING
- a CDS encoding glutamate synthase-related protein yields the protein MNQDRQNQQESVMGYAGQRWLVEERDACGVGFIADQQGRSSHELIAKALSAATCLEHRGGCSADQDSGDGAGVMTALPWELLNQWLEMQGVAAPIDAQIGVGMVFLPQSEAAATIARNLANQTIQSAGLRVLGWRVVPVKPEVLGVQARENQPQIEQVIVQSAGLEGDELERLLYLTRKQIEKAVLEAAKQQPHLRDFYICSFSHRTLVYKGMVRSAVLGEFYLDFQNPIYKSNFAIYHRRFSTNTMPKWPLAQPMRFLGHNGEINTLLGNITWMMAREADLSHVCWGDRFTDIKPVVNAENSDSANLDNVMELLVQSGRQPLEALMTMVPEAYLNQPDLATHPEIVDFYEYYSGLQEPWDGPALLVFSDGKIVGAALDRNGLRPARYSITKDGFIVVASEAGVVDLPEAEIVEKGRLGPGQTIAFNLETNEVLKNWDIKQRIASLHPYGEWLREYRRELVPQSFPDQRQMEVNLLLRHQTAFGYTTEDVEMIIEEMASQGKEPTFCMGDDIPLAVLSSKPHLLYDYFKQRFAQVTNPPIDPLRESLVMSLTMQLGGRGNLLEVKPEYAHLLKLESPVLGDEDLAQIRQSGFDTATLSTLFKVSDGPEGLQRAVTRLCQEATAAVRAGKKILILSDRSDAAGEFTELSQEFSYIPPMLAIGAVHHHLIRQGLRMKASLIVDTAQCWSTHHFACLIGYGASAVCPYLAWETVRHWWFDAKTQKQMETGKLSQISITGAQYNYRKAIEAGLLKILSKMGISLLSSYQGAQIFEAIGIGSDLLHLAFSGTASRVGGISVAELAHEIMAFHSRAFPELTLKKLENFGFFNYKPGGEYHMNSPEMAKYLHKAVADKSYDHYTLYQKYLEERPITALRDLLDFKSDRPSVPIDEVEPVAEIVKRFCTGAMSLGSLSREAHETLAVAMNRLGGKSNSGEGGEDPVRFNVISDVDESGKSTLFSHLKGLRNGDTASSAIKQVASGRFGVTPAYLMSGKQLEIKMAQGAKPGEGGQLPGKKVSPYIAMLRRSKPGVTLISPPPHHDIYSIEDLSQLIFDLHQINPTARVSVKLVAEVGIGTIAAGVAKANADIIQISGHDGGTGASPLSSIKHAGVPWELGVTEVHRVLMNNNLRDRVLLRADGGIKTGWDVMMAALMGAEEYGFGSIAMIAEGCIMARICHTNNCPVGVATQQEKLRQRFSGTPENVVNFFYFVAEEVRSLLARLGYRSLKDVIGRADLLKTREGASLTKTQSFNLDCLINLPDTRTDRSWLEHEGVHSNGSVLDDQILAETEVQAAIKNHGTLTRAYNVVNTDRSVGTRVSGAIAKQHGDSGFSGQITLNFEGSVGQSFGAFILPGLTLNLEGEANDYVGKGMHGGEIVIKPLASATYEPSENVIVGNTCLYGATGGTLFANGQAGERFAVRNSKGQAVIEGAGDHCCEYMTGGTIVVLGYVGRNVGAGMTGGLAYFLDEDGSFPTKVNPEIVKVQRVVTSAGEQQLKDLIQAHADRTGSPKAKQILKNWTEYLPKFWQVVPPSEADSPEADPNATDKVLTPVQ